The following coding sequences are from one Dehalococcoidia bacterium window:
- a CDS encoding alpha-amylase family glycosyl hydrolase, whose amino-acid sequence MTDTDSARRGDAAPLWWRGGVVYQIYPRSFQDSNGDGIGDLRGILSRLDYLNDGSERSLGIDAIWLSPTFPSPMKDFGYDVSDYRGVHPDFGDLAAMDDLIAACHRRDIRLLLDFVPNHSSDQHPWFVESRSGRHNPKRDWYYWRDPAPGGGPPNNWVSAFGGGAWQWDAATGQYYLHSFLKEQPDLNWRNPEVVAAMHDTLRFWLRRGIDGFRIDVMGMVLKDPRMRDNPPNPEWGPDAGMPERFSQIWLYNRNWPEVIDAVRGIRAVLDEFPERMAVGEVFGPPETLAWYLGGEALDGLHLAFDFHLIGGYGTGHTPWNAAAFRERVDAGQAALPAGAVPAYVLGNHDQSRLVSRYGREAAPPAAMLLLTLPGTPFVYYGEEIGMADVPIDEAQARDPARHRAIGRDPERTPMQWDASAGAGFSSGPPWLPLGDPSVNVAAQTNGAGSLLSLYRRLIWLRKRSAALRGGSYASLAETPAEVFAFVREAARQRALVAINFAGKPAALRLSADLANAPIACSTVAGRQGEYPAGGQLELGPHEGCVLLT is encoded by the coding sequence ATGACAGACACGGATTCCGCCCGGCGGGGCGATGCCGCGCCGCTCTGGTGGCGCGGCGGCGTGGTGTACCAGATTTACCCGCGCAGTTTTCAGGACAGCAACGGCGACGGCATCGGCGACCTGCGCGGCATTCTTTCGCGGCTCGACTACCTGAACGATGGCAGCGAGCGTTCGCTCGGCATCGACGCCATCTGGCTTTCGCCCACGTTTCCATCGCCGATGAAGGACTTCGGCTACGACGTTTCCGACTACCGCGGCGTGCATCCCGACTTCGGCGATCTGGCGGCGATGGACGATCTGATCGCCGCCTGCCATCGGCGCGACATCCGCCTGCTGCTGGACTTCGTTCCCAACCACTCGTCGGACCAGCACCCCTGGTTCGTCGAATCACGCTCCGGCCGGCACAACCCGAAACGCGACTGGTATTACTGGCGCGATCCGGCGCCGGGCGGCGGGCCGCCCAACAACTGGGTCAGCGCCTTCGGCGGCGGCGCCTGGCAGTGGGACGCCGCCACGGGCCAGTACTACCTGCATTCCTTCCTGAAGGAGCAGCCGGACCTGAACTGGCGCAATCCGGAGGTCGTGGCCGCGATGCACGACACGCTGCGCTTCTGGCTGCGGCGCGGTATCGACGGCTTTCGCATCGACGTGATGGGCATGGTGCTCAAAGACCCGCGGATGCGTGACAACCCGCCGAATCCCGAGTGGGGGCCCGACGCGGGGATGCCGGAGCGCTTTTCTCAGATCTGGCTGTACAACCGCAACTGGCCGGAGGTGATCGACGCGGTGCGCGGCATCCGCGCCGTGCTGGACGAGTTTCCCGAGCGCATGGCCGTGGGCGAGGTCTTCGGCCCGCCGGAGACGCTCGCCTGGTACCTGGGCGGTGAAGCCTTGGACGGGCTGCACCTGGCCTTCGACTTTCACCTGATCGGCGGCTACGGCACCGGCCACACGCCCTGGAACGCCGCGGCCTTCCGTGAACGGGTCGATGCAGGGCAGGCAGCGCTGCCGGCCGGCGCCGTGCCGGCGTATGTGCTGGGCAACCACGACCAGTCACGGCTTGTCAGTCGCTACGGCCGCGAAGCGGCGCCCCCCGCGGCGATGCTGCTGCTCACGTTGCCGGGGACGCCGTTTGTCTACTACGGCGAAGAGATCGGCATGGCAGACGTGCCGATCGACGAGGCGCAGGCGCGGGATCCAGCGCGGCACCGTGCCATTGGCCGCGACCCGGAGCGCACGCCGATGCAGTGGGACGCGAGCGCGGGCGCCGGCTTCAGCAGCGGCCCGCCCTGGTTGCCGCTGGGCGACCCGTCGGTGAACGTTGCCGCGCAGACGAACGGTGCCGGCTCCCTGCTCAGCCTCTACCGCCGGCTGATCTGGCTGCGCAAGCGCTCAGCGGCCCTACGCGGCGGTTCGTACGCCTCGCTCGCTGAGACACCCGCAGAAGTCTTCGCCTTCGTGCGTGAGGCCGCGCGCCAGCGAGCGCTCGTGGCGATCAATTTTGCGGGTAAGCCGGCCGCGCTTCGGCTATCCGCCGACCTGGCCAATGCGCCGATCGCCTGCTCCACCGTTGCGGGACGGCAGGGCGAGTACCCAGCGGGCGGCCAGCTTGAGCTGGGGCCGCACGAGGGCTGCGTGCTGCTGACTTGA
- a CDS encoding DinB family protein, with protein MTSLRELRAAILENRAQLQAALHGAAARWETTPPANSGDEAWSPRQVAEHMIGAEWYFTNNIAQACGAPAMERPALDVSSPAAAAATVTRVGATCDNILRHVSEQDLAKGRAIGQFGTQTVEWMLATMDGHSRDHLQQLKAAASG; from the coding sequence ATGACCAGCCTGAGAGAGTTGCGCGCCGCGATCCTGGAGAACCGCGCCCAACTGCAGGCCGCGCTGCACGGCGCCGCGGCGCGGTGGGAGACCACGCCGCCGGCAAATAGCGGCGACGAGGCGTGGTCGCCGCGCCAGGTGGCCGAGCACATGATCGGCGCCGAGTGGTACTTCACCAACAACATCGCGCAGGCCTGCGGCGCCCCGGCGATGGAACGCCCGGCGCTCGACGTCAGCTCGCCCGCGGCTGCCGCGGCTACGGTCACCCGCGTCGGCGCCACCTGCGACAACATCCTGCGCCACGTCTCCGAGCAAGATCTGGCGAAGGGTCGCGCGATCGGGCAGTTCGGCACGCAGACGGTTGAGTGGATGCTGGCGACGATGGACGGCCACTCCCGCGACCACCTGCAGCAGCTCAAGGCGGCCGCGTCCGGCTGA